In Hermetia illucens chromosome 5, iHerIll2.2.curated.20191125, whole genome shotgun sequence, a single window of DNA contains:
- the LOC119657583 gene encoding DNA-directed RNA polymerase I subunit RPA12, whose product MDVFKAKPGFCPECGSIFPPLPMKGNVVCYNCKKDFDPEVFGDMKIKYTIHFNTYVPKEKDAKVKEEQDVADGPVVERKCPKCGHDKMSYATLQLRSADEGQTVFFTCLKCKFKESENS is encoded by the exons ATGGACGTTTTTAAGGCAAAACCAGGAttctgtcctgaatgtggttcgATATTTCCGCCTCTGCCGATGAAAGGCAATGTTGTCTGCTACAACTGCAAAAAGGATTTCGACCCAGAAG TGTTCGGTGACATGAAAATCAAGTACACAATACATTTTAATACGTACGTTCCCAAGGAGAAAGATGCTAAAGTGAAAGAGGAACAGGATGTGGCGGATGGACCAGTCGTGGAGAGGAAGTGTCCTAAGTGCGGACACGATAAAATGTCCTACGCGACTCTGCAGTTGAGGTCTGCAGACGAAGGGCAGACGGTTTTCTTCACGTGCCTCAAGTGCAA GTTCAAGGAATCCGAGAATTCGTAG